In one Rutidosis leptorrhynchoides isolate AG116_Rl617_1_P2 chromosome 8, CSIRO_AGI_Rlap_v1, whole genome shotgun sequence genomic region, the following are encoded:
- the LOC139865002 gene encoding uncharacterized protein: MDTVESPNFLSHLKTLRDESVNEIPGLDLRVDEIMINVGCEEPSLWIWVSDEMVHGNAEEKSGIDNENYVVITQEQVVDGIANFMARCVLLNPKAKNLTPEEMQRSKFAVFV, from the exons ATGGATACAGTAGAATCTCCAAATTTTCTGAGTCATTTGAAGACTCTACGTGACGAATCAGTTAATGAAATACCTG GATTGGATCTTCGTGTAGATGAAATTATGATTAATGTGGGGTGTGAAGAACCAAGTTTATGGATTTGGGTGTCTGATGAAATGGTGCATGGTAATGCGGAAGAGAAAAGTGGGATTGATAACGAGAATTATGTAGTTATTACCCAGGAACAGGTTGTGGATGGTATTGCCAACTTTATGGCTAGATGTGTTCTGTTAAACCCAAAAGCTAAG AATTTGACACCTGAGGAGATGCAGAGGAGTAAGTTTGCTGTTTTCGTTTAA